Proteins encoded within one genomic window of Panicum virgatum strain AP13 chromosome 1N, P.virgatum_v5, whole genome shotgun sequence:
- the LOC120657260 gene encoding uncharacterized protein LOC120657260, with product MLRLQKHVLPPHRSTSPIHLSLQRALLSIAAAAASSSPSHFAAENYLVTSCGLTREEAAKAAKCFSHRKSPANADAVVAFLTGPALGLSKADIALLVTKDPRILNSSVDNNLRARLDGFRSHGFSTAQIRSFVRVSPYAFRAFNVDEKLGFWMSFLGSPDRLLRIIKRNNRLVFSDLDKVVKTNIRLLQERGFSVQDINNMCVTNPRLLTCKPDVTRAVLVRADELSVPPNLPMFR from the coding sequence atgctcCGCCTCCAAAAACATGTCCTTCCCCCCCACCGCTCCACCTCCCCCATACACCTCTCCCTCCAGCGCGCCCTCCTGTCCATCGCCGcagccgcggcctcctcctccccgagcCACTTCGCCGCGGAGAACTACCTCGTCACCTCCTGCGGCCTCACCCGGGAGGAAGCCGCAAAGGCCGCCAAATGCTTCTCCCACCGGAAATCCCCCGCCAACGCCGACGCCGTGGTCGCCTTCCTCACCGGCCCGGCGCTCGGCCTCTCCAAGGCTGACATCGCGCTCCTTGTGACCAAAGACCCGCGCATCCTCAACAGCAGCGTCGACAACAACCTGCGGGCCCGCTTGGACGGCTTCCGCAGTCACGGCTTCTCCACCGCGCAGATCCGCAGCTTCGTCCGCGTCTCCCCCTACGCCTTCCGCGCCTTCAACGTCGACGAGAAGCTCGGCTTCTGGATGTCTTTCCTTGGCTCGCCCGACAGGCTCCTCCGCATCATCAAGCGTAACAACCGCCTCGTCTTCTCCGACCTCGACAAGGTGGTCAAGACTAACATCCGGCTCCTTCAGGAGCGCGGGTTTTCTGTTCAGGACATCAACAATATGTGCGTGACCAACCCGAGGCTGCTCACCTGCAAGCCGGACGTCACCAGGGCCGTCCTCGTGCGCGCCGACGAGCTCAGCGTGCCGCCCAACTTGCCTATGTTCAGGTAG
- the LOC120657259 gene encoding transcription termination factor MTEF1, chloroplastic-like, translating to MPLLFLPGAAALAAVSLLPPRCRLCLTLTRAAATSTTATPTPAPASTFAVEDYLVASCNLTPPQALKASKSLAHLKTASNADAVLAFLAGLGLSPKEVAAVVASNPRVLCARIDRSLAPISAELRALGLSPSQIARLAQITGRYFLCRSFVSKVRFWLPIFGSPERLLQASDWNYWLLTSDLEKVVEPNVAYLKQCGLSAADIAKLLVAAPRLVTMHPEYVQDAVRRATQLGVAPGSQMFRHALSTAGCIGQEKVDAKVAVLKETLGWSQEEVNLAVSKAPRILVASEERLRRNAEFLLNEVGLPPQYIARRSVLLMYSLERRVVPRHLVLKALKEKGLVEQDRCFFNVVAPTEDKFLEKFVAPYEESIPGLADAYESACAGKVPEAFQH from the coding sequence AtgcctctcctcttcctccccggcgccgccgccctcgccgccgtgtcCCTGCTTCCGCCTCGCTGCCGCCTCTGCCTCACCCTcacccgcgcggccgccacGAGCACAACCGCCACCCCGACCCCAGCTCCCGCGAGCACCTTCGCCGTCGAGGACTACCTCGTCGCCAGCTGCAACCTCACCCCGCCGCAGGCGCTCAAGGCGTCCAAGAGCCTCGCGCACCTCAAGACTGCCTCCAACGCGGACGCCGTGCTCGCCTTCCTCGCGGGCCTCGGGCTCTCCCCAAAGGaggtcgccgccgtcgtggcctCCAACCCGCGCGTCCTCTGCGCGCGCATCGACCGGTCCCTGGCGCCCATCTCCGCGGAGCTCCGCGCGCTGGGGCTCTCCCCGTCCCAGATCGCGCGCCTCGCGCAGATCACCGGCCGGTACTTCCTCTGCCGCAGCTTCGTCTCCAAGGTGCGGTTCTGGCTCCCGATCTTCGGCTCCCCGGAGCGGCTGCTCCAGGCCAGCGACTGGAACTACTGGCTCCTCACCTCCGACCTCGAGAAGGTGGTCGAGCCCAACGTCGCGTACCTCAAACAGTGCGGGCTCAGCGCTGCCGACATCGCCAAGCTGCTCGTTGCCGCGCCACGGCTCGTCACCATGCACCCGGAGTACGTTCAGGACGCCGTGCGACGCGCCACGCAGCTCGGCGTGGCGCCCGGCTCCCAGATGTTCCGCCACGCACTCTCTACCGCGGGATGCATCGGCCAGGAGAAGGTCGATGCCAAGGTCGCCGTCCTGAAAGAAACGCTCGGCTGGTCGCAGGAGGAGGTGAACCTGGCCGTCAGCAAGGCACCGCGGATCCTGGTCGCGTCCGAGGAGAGGCTGCGCCGGAACGCTGAGTTCCTGCTCAACGAGGTCGGGCTGCCGCCGCAGTACATCGCGCGCCGGTCGGTGCTCCTCATGTACAGCCTCGAGAGGCGGGTAGTGCCCCGGCACCTTGTGCTGAAGGCTCTCAAGGAGAAGGGGCTGGTTGAACAAGATCGGTGCTTCTTCAACGTGGTCGCGCCGACCGAAGATAAGTTCTTGGAGAAATTCGTTGCTCCCTACGAGGAATCCATCCCCGGCCTTGCAGATGCTTATGAGTCTGCCTGTGCGGGGAAGGTGCCAGAGGCATTTCAACATTGA
- the LOC120657261 gene encoding uncharacterized protein LOC120657261 encodes MLLLPRNPVLTAPALPSSPSPSLSPSRLRPSPAPTHATSASPAASAGAFSVEDYLVSRCNLYPNVAARVAPELSAIRSPSKPDAVLAFLASALEFSTPLIACSVLRTLAPRADELRALGFTTFQMGLLVARCGAAVFRSRELISTVQFWLPYLRGRVDKLVAALKGNPGLLSADLRTVRSTIALLLEEGTLSDDDVGWFAISYCSKLLIASPEEVDDVLARADEFGVPRKTRAFKDAIIAAFSAKPERLAWKAAFFRDELGWTEAQVKTAAAKMPTLLTVSAERLRRNWEFLTTEVGMDAERVANFPALLRYDLEGRLVPRFQVMRVLQARRLWRGRDFNNIAAITEEDFVAKFIRPFLVKVPNLAKVYEAAIVKKEAQ; translated from the exons ATGCTCCTCCTCCCGAGGAATCCAGTCCTCACCGCCCCGGCGCTGccatcctccccctccccctcgctcTCTCCATCCCgcctccgcccctcccctgcaCCGACTC ACGCCACATCTGCTTCCCCCGCCGCATCAGCTGGCGCTTTCTCGGTGGAGGACTACCTCGTGAGCAGGTGCAATCTCTACCCCAACGTTGCCGCCCGCGTGGCGCCGGAGCTCTCGGCCATCAGGTCGCCCTCCAAGCCCGACGCCGTGCTGGCCTTCCTCGCCTCCGCGCTGGAGTTCTCCACTCCGCTCATCGCCTGCAGCGTGCTGAGGACGCTCGCGCCGCGCGCGGACGAGCTCCGCGCGCTCGGGTTCACCACGTTCCAGATGGGTCTCCTCGTCGCGCGCTGCGGCGCGGCCGTGTTCCGCTCACGCGAGCTCATCTCGACGGTCCAGTTCTGGCTCCCGTATCTCCGTGGCCGCGTCGACAAGCTCGTCGCCGCGCTCAAGGGCAACCCGGGCCTTCTCAGCGCGGACCTCCGGACGGTCAGGTCCACCATCGCGCTGCTCCTGGAGGAGGGCACCCTCTCCGACGATGACGTCGGCTGGTTTGCCATATCCTACTGCTCCAAGCTGCTCATCGCGAGCCCGGAAGAGGTCGACGACGTCCTGGCACGCGCCGACGAGTTCGGCGTGCCGCGCAAGACGCGGGCGTTCAAGGACGCCATCATCGCGGCGTTCAGCGCGAAGCCGGAGCGGCTCGCCTGGAAAGCCGCATTCTTCAGGGACGAGCTCGGGTGGACGGAGGCGCAGgtgaagacggcggcggcgaagatgCCGACGCTGCTGACGGTCTCCGCGGAGCGGCTGCGGAGGAACTGGGAGTTCCTGACCACGGAGGTTGGCATGGACGCGGAGCGTGTCGCCAACTTCCCGGCGCTGCTCAGGTACGACCTGGAAGGGCGGCTTGTGCCGCGGTTCCAGGTGatgagggtcctgcaggcgcGGCGGCTGTGGCGCGGCAGGGATTTCAACAACATCGCCGCCATCACGGAGGAGGATTTCGTGGCCAAGTTCATCAGGCCGTTCCTGGTCAAAGTCCCAAACTTGGCCAAAGTTTACGAGGCCGCCATTGTCAAGAAGGAAGCACAGTAG